Below is a genomic region from Prunus persica cultivar Lovell chromosome G3, Prunus_persica_NCBIv2, whole genome shotgun sequence.
ATTAATTCATattagaaaatgaaatgcTCAGCAACAAATTATCAAtctaacaaaacaaatttaatgaGACGTGAATATTGTAATACCATAACATATTGACTATATAATTAGAGTGATGTTATTTCCACCCCTGTCCTGTTTCTCTACTCACCTTATCTTCCTATccaccattattcctaaaatactcTTTAATTATTCATTCAAGCCAATTCTCTTTGCTAATTATTAGTAATTGAGATATGAAGAGAATCAAGTTGTGTTTGACGGACTCAATATATATCTTAGTCtaatattttagttttatgaatcttttaggttttttttcttttgtcaaacGATAAAATAAATAGGTTACGTGAATTGAGATTTTTTTCCTAAGTTTATAGAAGTTATTTTACAACCGGGTAGTTGTGGTTGTGGTTTTAAAAAGAGTgccaattaattattttttaaagtctttttctttttaaacagTATAGGTGGTtgttgatttaaatattaggttggtaatttttattaaataaaattcttaGTGCAAAATATTAAGTGTCAAGTCAAACAGTTGGgcaatttctttattatttgaaataaaatgaataaataaatagatgaTACCAGAAGGGGAAGGCCAGACAGGAGGCCCGGAGATCCCGGTATGAGCAAACCGATTATCAACTGTAAACCGCGGGCGGAAACCGGTGGAACTGCACACGTGTCGGCTATCGACAAGCAAACACGTTCACATGAAAAATGTTAGGTGGGTCCCAGAGCTCTAAACTCTCGAGTTTAAGTCATTTTGGGGCCCCACATGGAAAGTTCCATAAAGTTGACCTGTAGACAAGAACCACGGCATGTGGGTCCTGCTTGGCCCCACGCGGGCATTGATGGCTTGCCTTTCCTCTCTCTTCACGGCTCCCTTCATCTTCTACTAGATAGTCGGTCTTTTTTGTGTTCTACAAAGGAAGGAGCAGAGATATTTCTTTTGAGCTGCAAAAATATTTGTTGTCTAAGCTAATtagaaaaaacatatatatatatataattattggaagccttttgaatttgaaattttataagaaTTTCATTGCATGGGAATGTTTGCAAAGCACCGccgaaaattaaaagaaactaTCAAATGAATTGTAACCAATGATTCCATATTTATATGgttttatgtgattttctacaatattatttttagcttttattttagaaacttttaattagaaatGAGCAAGAATTTGCAGATCAACCGAAACATGACAACTAGAACTAGGATGACACAAATCTACTAAAAATATGTCGAAACTGCACAACATTAAAacattaacaaataaatttgatGTGTCGACCATGGAACAAGCCCCCGGTTTGGAATCCCCCCCTTCCACCGAAAATTGACGAATACCTTTATTAGCAGCCAAAAGCAATAAGTCATAGGCAAGTGTCTCTTTacttgaaaataaagaaaaaaccaagcatttgaaatttttttccaatcCACACACACAAGAGAGACTTTATAAAGCCAATCTTAATTTTAAGTAGGttgcttggtttttctttcttgtcacTAACTTACATTATATGACAAAAATAGGTTTGATTTTATAATGGTAGTGGTATTTTTAATGCTAATGttgaaaaacataaaacacaTTTTGTTTTACGAGGTTGAGTAAGCTTTTTTTATGATAATCGATTCATTCAATGAATTGGAACACACcaaatacattattaaactaCCAACCTTTTAAGTGATGTGTGcgcatataaattaaataggcCAAAAAGCGTTTTTATAGAGAatcatttttctaaataatCACTTCAAATGATTCAAAATGATTTTATGAAGAAGCGTATAGGTGGTGTTTATGTccaaaatcacttaaaattatttaaaataattatatagaTAATTACATGAGAGATGATTTTTGTCGAAAATAATTCTGACCTATTTAGAATCACACTCAAACAAAACTTAAACTCtagcaaaacaaatattttactATGAATTATTTACCGCCGTTTACACGTTTATACTGCTTAGTAGCCATTTGTATTGTATATTATATGAATTAGcagtattaaaaaataaataaaataaaataaaataaactaaacaataaataataaaaattgactAGGTCGGAATTGGACCGACCGGGGGGCCCCAAGCTTTCAGCTTCATTCAAGCATAGAAATCACAACCCACACGCTTCCGTCACACACTACTACCACCAACATGGACGAATCACAGCCGCTCTTTCCGAGCCACGTGTCATCTACCCACTGGCGGAATCATTTTGCCGGCCACATTCTCTCCCCCTTAACATTATATATAAGCTGCTCTGCACACAGAGCCGGCTAAAGTtgttggtccatcaaatttacaagcaaagcaaagaaaagcaTTCGAAACATGTCACCGGCAAATGAGCAGCAGACGCCGGCCGGCTTGAACTACGACGATACCAAGTTGACCTTGGGGTTGCCTGGCTCGGGGTCTAAGCGTGGATTTTCAGAGACCATTGATCTTAGTCTTGGGAGCTCAAGCTCATCGTCGTCAAGATCAGGGGTTGAATGTTGTGATCAAGATTGTGCTGATGGTGATGGGGCCAAAACTCATAAGCCTCCAGCAGCAAAGTAAGACTGCccacatgatttttttttgcttaactaagtgagaattgaaatgggtTTTCTTTAACCTTTGAGTTTACaatgtgtttgatgaaattatATGAAATTATATGAAAACTGAAGTTTGATGGtcaacatgtttttttttattttttgtaaaattatatgaaatttgaagtggggtttctttagttttcatggtcctcattttttttgggtacaattacaagaaaactgaaatgggttttctttgatttttaagtttacaatgtgtTTGATGGAAGTTCTGTGTGAATATTTCAGGTCACAAGTGGTGGGGTGGCCGCCAGTGAGAGTGGCAAGGAAGAACTTGATGAAGACGTGCAAGTACGTGAAAGTGGCAGTAGATGGAGCTCCATATCTGCGCAAGGTGGATCTTGAGATGTACAATAGCTATCAGCAGCTGTTGGGTGCTCTTGAGGACATGTTCTCCTTCTTGACCATCCGTATGTATCTTATCTCATCATATCTCTTCTAGATTTGATCTTCtttgtaaaaaattaaaaacctatGTGATAATTTTCATGTCAGGAGTTAATGGTTGATATTTACTGTTGATGCAGGTAATTATTTGAATGAGAGAAAGCTCATGGACCCTGCAAATGGAGTGGAGTATGTACCAACTTATGAGGACAGAGATGGGGATTGGATGCTTGTAGGAGATGTACCATGGAAGTAAGATTTCAAATAAACCCTAACCATCTCTCCCCGAAATGTTATTAGACTGTGAATTAAGACCACACACTCAAACGTTAATGGTTCTTATTCATAATCTGACAACATATTACTTGTATGAAAAAATTTTCGGCCAAATATATATGCCtggggattttaatttttctttgttttactaGATCGTGCATATTTACTTAACATCAATCCTgtcttttttgtctttgaaCAGAATGTTTGTGGAATCATGCAAGCGGCTCCGGTTGATGAAAAGCTCTGAGGCAGTTGGATTAGCTCCAAGGACACCTCCAAAATCCACAAGCACGAGTTGAAAGACATGCCTTCTACATATGATAAAGAGACtgaatgaatgaaaaaaatatatgcatgTACAGAGGCTTTTTCTTGTTGGTAGGGGGGTTTTGATTAGATAGAAAAGTTGACAAGAATAAGAGATCGATCTGTGATTCTCTATAAGTTgcatttttccattttggtATTAAATGCACTTGATGTTGTAGGCTTTTTCTCCCCATTTTTGGGTTCATCACAGTTTTTCTTGGATTCCATACTCAGATATACACAGTAAGTTTGATGTATGATAAgacaaatttttctttctgcatATTCAGTTTTGATATTGCTTTCAAATGCCATATATATTCTTCAATTCCCATTCTTTgctgttttattattattattttttgtttttggtttttggtttttgttttttttaaatgagaaaaacaTCTATAGATACAATCAACAATTAGAGGTCATATCTCATATCCATCGGTTTAACAACTGGGATACAATTAGATTTGAATTCCCAAAATCTTGAAACAAAATGGGCAGAATAGAGACCCATTGGCTTACTTGTAAACCCAAAGAATGCCCAATTTGTATCCTTCGTAACCCAGTCTGTTTCCAAGAGCATCATTTTTTTTACTCTACGCACCAAAAGATTTTGTTCCGCAAAGTCAAAATGCTTTACAAGATTTCATTACCAAGCTGCTTCTGTAAGATGAAAGAATTCGCAACATGCAAGCAATATCCCAAGCACAGATGCCTTTCAGGAAAAGTACAAGAAATCTGCATTTCACTgaggaaaaaaagggaaatacTTCCCTTCTTTCCCGTAAGTAGGAACTCCTACATTCCTGTTAATGACAGTTTGATATGTGtgcataattttttcttttttggattttgatgaattatttttatgtgTCAAACTATGATTTTCCATAAGGAGGGAAGCAATATcccgaaagaaaaaaaaaaaggtaaaggAAATTGATTTTATGTTTTGCAAAATGAGGAGCCACTGAATGGGTCATGAGACTCATGAGACTCGTGAGACCCATCACTCATCATGCAGTGCTCTATGACCttatggaaaaaagaaaaaagaaaaaagaaaaaagaaaaacatgttgGATACTGATAGTTACATATTTCTGCTCTAATTGCACATTTAAAGCTTCCATGTGGCAGCAGGTGGCAGAAGTTGTTTCTCATGGCTGGGACCATTATGTGATTGGTTGAGAGATGGAGAGATGGAGAGATTCAATTGCAAAAATTCATTATCATGGGTCATCAAAGAGAGCCAAGACAAAGAAGCTTTCATCCATTTCTATGCTCTACTAACAACCATAATAAATTTGGCAGTGAGAAAACCGTATCAGCTTTAAGCGAAGGccatctttttttcctttgctgcctacatatatataccatTTCTTGGTTCCTTTGAAATGTTCTTCTACAGCTTCTTATCGAAGAAAAACAATGGCTGGTGCACCACCTACACAAAGGATGTCATGCTGTGATCAGGTCCAGAAGCGCAAGGAGGAGAAAGGCTGCTTCTATTCTTGGTTTGTTTATCATTAATCTTCACTTCCAATTTCCTCCATAATCTTCATCTTATGCATTACTTATGATTGGATTGCATTTTATGTTGCAGtttgtttgcatttttctgctgctgttgctgctaTAAGACTTGTGAGCCTTGCTTAAACGGCGTCTGCTGTTGCTGCCCCTAGATATCTATACTTCAAAATATGTGCTATTGATTGTATGAGGAAAATCATGAGTTATTATGTGAATCATAAAATATGATTCTTTTCATTCGAGTAAAGTTACACTTACACATTACATTTTTACATTGACATTTTTCCCCATTACATTATGCTTCTCTAACAAGCAAATGACATCTCCAATAtatcaaaattggactttaaTGGCTCATAGTCACCTAGTTCCCAAGGATAGGGTTCCTTCCCTCATCAATTTCTATGACGATGAGGCGCTTTGGGTCCGACCCTTCTGGTCCTTCCGAGTAAAGGGTGGGAAGGTAAGCATTGTATGCTGGCAAGTACCGTGAAACAAAATCTTTTACCTGCAAAACAAGCTCTCAAAGAGCATCAGTTT
It encodes:
- the LOC18782650 gene encoding auxin-responsive protein IAA1; the protein is MSPANEQQTPAGLNYDDTKLTLGLPGSGSKRGFSETIDLSLGSSSSSSSRSGVECCDQDCADGDGAKTHKPPAAKSQVVGWPPVRVARKNLMKTCKYVKVAVDGAPYLRKVDLEMYNSYQQLLGALEDMFSFLTIRNYLNERKLMDPANGVEYVPTYEDRDGDWMLVGDVPWKMFVESCKRLRLMKSSEAVGLAPRTPPKSTSTS